From Phoenix dactylifera cultivar Barhee BC4 unplaced genomic scaffold, palm_55x_up_171113_PBpolish2nd_filt_p 001775F, whole genome shotgun sequence, the proteins below share one genomic window:
- the LOC120109079 gene encoding 15-hydroxyprostaglandin dehydrogenase [NAD(+)]-like: MELKPGMSALVTGGASGIGKALSLALAQKGVCVTVVDSSEERGKEVALLIGKENEKFHLKLKFPPAMFIKCDVTNASDVAAAFEKHVETYGGLDICINSAGIGNIVPFDQDKTDGNGTWRRTVNVNLTALIDCTRIGIQTMLSRKKPGVIINLGSASGLYPLYADPIYSATKGGVVLFTRALAPLKRRGIRVNVLCPEFIQTEMASKVDPKLINALGGFLSMEMVVNGAFELIKDESKAGACLWITKRKGMEYWPTPMEERKYLLQPYKSKRRFVYTTASKIDLPDTFEKM; the protein is encoded by the exons ATGGAGCTCAAGCCCGGCATGTCCGCTCTCGTCACCGGCGGCGCCTCCGGAATTG GTAAAGCACTTAGCTTGGCTCTTGCACAAAAAGGTGTATGTGTAACTGTGGTTGACAGCTCTGAAGAGAGGGGGAAGGAAGTTGCTCTTTTGATAGGAAAAGAGAATGAGAAGTTCCATCTGAAACTTAAATTTCCACCTGCTATGTTTATCAAGTGTGATGTGACGAATGCAA GTGATGTTGctgctgcttttgagaagcATGTGGAGACCTATGGAGGACTCGATATCTGTATCAATAGTGCTGGAATTGGCAATATTGTTCCATTTGATCAAGACAAAACTGATGGGAATGGCACATGGAGACGTACTGTCAATGTTAACCTGACTGCACTTATTGATTGTACACGCATTGGG ATTCAAACAATGCTATCTAGAAAAAAGCCTGGTGTGATAATAAATCTGGGCTCAGCCTCAGGTCTTTATCCCTTGTATGCTGACCCTATTTATTCTGCTACAAAAG GTGGTGTTGTCTTATTCACTAGAGCACTTGCTCCACTAAAACGCCGAGGAATTCGTGTCAATGTGCTTTGCCCTGAG TTTATTCAAACTGAGATGGCATCAAAGGTGGATCCTAAACTAATTAACGCACTTGGTGGCTTCCTCTCCATGGAGATGGTTGTGAATG GTGCATTTGAGCTTATTAAAGATGAGAGCAAGGCTGGTGCTTGTCTATGGATCACTAAACGTAAAGGCATGGAGTATTGGCCTacaccaatggaagaaagaaAGTATTTATTGCAGCCATATAAGTCAAAAAGAAGATTTGTGTACACTACAGCTTCTAAAATTGATTTACCCGATACTTTTGAGAAAATGTGA